The genomic region tttttgtaatacgttttgtcATATTGCATGAaggacaacttgagttagcttcccctgctcaaaatttcatgctacgccactgcaaaaTATAGTCTGCAATGAGTAACAAACTGaaacaaagattgaagaatgttacatacaacattctgcaaaacatcaaaattcaaaatggaaataatcattcaaagatccaaaactaattcttgatctacctcgaaaatctgccgtggccatgtttagattgattactggtcatgattgcctcagcaaatacctccatcgtattggagtactgaattcacctaaatgcttactgtgcactaGAGAAGAGGatatggagatggagcacctggctaattgtgaaactcttaggacatttgtagaccttccatcaaaatattgggaagcgagaaggatgatgacttcattgttaaatccagagcattagacacacacacacacacacacacacacacacacacacacacacacattctgcAGTCAACTACAGaaatctatctttttttttttggtcaataGCCATAGAGATATTAAAATTGAGTGTCATagataaatatagaaatattgaTGTTACACAAGTGATTGACAAATTGACTAACATAAAAGTCacaaacatgtttttaaaatactgaataaaatattggtacatattttgtgatttttgtgaTGGACGGGGTATATTTTGTGGTTGACATATTTCGCAAAATGATCCAAATTTCgcgtgatatttatttatttttatttatatttttatatttatttatacagggtgtttaaaaaatacggggcataatttcaggtatgtatttcccacatgtagacaatcaaaatagttcattacaacatgtgtccggaaatgctttatttccgagttatatggccttcacaacattgaaattcaccggaacgtttttctttcctcaggtcgttgccgtcaaaggagacattaagagggcactatgacagttcattccgaggcgaaggttacattcagtgttgtgtagatgttagactgtgcgacatgtattcaaatcaagagctggcagagatacacttcatttacggtaaggcggacggcaatgctgctctGGCTCGTcctttgtaccaggagaggtacccacagcgacaatgtccagatcggaagacatttgtacgtctccattaccgtctgtgcgagtatggaaaatttaactctcctggtttgggaaggggacgaccaagatctacaagtacaggaggagattctggaggctgtgaacattactccttctatcagcacacgaagggtagcgttgcaagtcaatgctcctcatacgactgtctggagactgttgaaagagtatcaattgtatccttattatttgcaacgtgtacaggccctgttaccagcagattaccctgcacgagttaggttctgtcagtgttcTTGCAgaagtgtggtgtaaatccgaactttcctgccttagtattatttacagatgaagcacagttcacacgagatggcataacaaatttccacaatcagcatgtatgggcgtatgaaaacccacgtgcaactgttccatctcatcaccaggtgcggttctccctcaacatgtgggcctgtatcattggtgatcgattagttggaccccatgtacttgtaaacagacttacggggcaggcgtacacaaacttcctggaaaacaccatacctcatgttttagaagacactccactgatcaatcgtcaacacattcacttcttgcatgatggcgctcctgcacacttcagtcgtatggctcgccggtatttggatcgaaggtttcctgatcggtggataggtagaggtggcccaattgcttggcctccacgctcacctgatctgaacactctcgatttctacttttggggccatttaaaatcattggtttattcgtctccggtgcctgatttggaatcccttcggaatcgaattgtggcatgttctgaggacatacgcaatactcctggagattgggatcgtgttcgcaggtcaatgagacatcgatgtgaggtctgtattcaagcagaaggtgggcattttgaacatcttctgtaatgacaacgacctgcggaaagaaaaaacgttccggtgaatttcagtgttgtggAGGCCATaagtcggaaatgaagcatttccggacacatgttgtaatgaactattttgattgtctacatgtgggaaatacatacctgaaattatgccccgtatttttgaaacaccctgtatatttgtttgtttgcttgcttaaGTTCCGTATATCCTCGAATAATCTCCACACCCtaattttatggaaataaatcacttttattacatgatgtatttattatattggTCATGTTGCAACTAGCACCTGCagtaaaaggaaaaataattttaattttgcgtCTTGCATGTGTAAGAATAGCAAAATATTGATAGAAAAATAACTTACCCCCATTCATCATCACTTTCGCCGTTGCTGGAAAAGAGCTGTTGGTATTGGAATCGTTATTGTCGCCATCTTGCCACAGCATATCGTCTTCCGTTCCATCTATTAAATTTGTAATCCCCACATTTCTTAAAGCTACACACATTAATGCTTCAAAGTTAGGGTACCAACCATGCTGCAAATAATACCCACATCCTAATTTTCAGTGCCaatttttgcaaaaaaatatGCGGGGATTATTAGAATATACACAGTATGATATTTTAGAtatatagaaagataatttaacaaagaaaaagaaaatcattATTGAAATTTTCGCGAATATTGCTATTACCAAATAATACGGTCCCTAATCATCTGCGATGCAACTTGAAAGATACTCGTAAATTGCTGGTTAGTTACTGTAAAATGATGAACGTATCCAAAACTTCTAAATAAGATGCAAATAAACATGATCAGGTATAGGTAAAAGTGCAAAGAATTTGTTTATATGACAGATTAATAGAGAGGTACCGGTATATATTTAATAGATACCAGGGAAAAGGAAAGTAACATGTTCAAGaaaaagtttgtactgtgaagtTTGCAAATCGATcgagattttctttttaaattatgaaaagaaACTGACTTCAGTAAATGTTCTGCACTAATGCTGAGAGTTTTATACTCTTAAAATAAATACTGATTTCAGAGCAATTAAGAGTTACtaatataatattactgaaatGATGATTTTAACGATGCATTTGAAAAACTTCGAAATCATTTTTGTACGTTGGTAATAATATTAGTTcatatattattactgtattatagaAACCGTTGATAGTTCACAagtattatctatctattttttgtattttaatatttaaaaatggcaTAGCCTCAAGACacgttaaattaataatatgGGAAGTGATAATAGAAAAATGTCGCAAATATGATTTTTAATTAGTATTGTCCATGCTAAGCAACATCAACTTGTGTAATATACGgtagtgaaataaaattgtaatgacCATAGGGTAACATTGCACAAAACACGTTCTcgcataacaaaataataactaattattagAACTTAGCTATTTCTTTATGTAAAACACAAAGGGatgatacatcttgattacacaacttttaacactatcacttTCCGAAGAtggccgaaaataggtcgaaacatgttaacaaggtacgttaatatttaacacaagaaagttcttatcatacatattccaaagggatgatgataatgatcaaGATTatgtttactaattaattatgatcctgatgatgatgattgtggatGAATATAACTATTAGGCCTGTAGGTGGTGATTACTGCCGTCAGGTCTGTCGatgattgttgttattattgttaatggtAATGTGATGGTGATTCGGCAACAgttcaacaaaaaaatgaaataagttctatacaataatttttaaatgtcttTATATTCCCCATGTGTGTTATTTCAGTGTTAATAACCATGAACGAAATAACAAAAAGCTTAATAGGTACCGGTAATTTCTTTTAAGTTTGAAGTTTGGAGAGTAAGTAGGTGCCTTCACTTAATCTTGAGCTgaagtttttattttcttgtttttgttattatttagaggtttgatgatgatgatgatgatgccatagctgtaattttaatgtgaagataGCAATTTGATATCCGTACCGTTAACATCATGCTTTCTTGATTTCAGCTGCTGGGAGTTGTTCTTGCCTGTTTGCTGGCGAGACATATCAGATCGAATTATGAAAATGTTTAGATTTGTCAACAGTAAGACTGTCCTCAACATATTGCATTGTTCGACTATGTTAAATTAAGTTACTCATTGtgatatttcacatttaaacatgGATCTGTGCAGCTCCAAACATATCCATATTTCTTTCTTTGATAATTTCAGTCAGATCAAAATGAAGCTGTTTTTATTGTTAGCGATGCGCAAAACTGTCCAGCAAGTTGCATAATTCATTTGCATTCTATCTTCCTCTCTACCCCAAGTCGAATATAAGATGTGTGAAATaaggacacaataataataactgttttcAGCGATGTTTTTACTACGTGCGCAAAATTCTCATGCTCATTTGCTCATGTTCCAATCAAATAAAACTTTGAAGGCTTGTGAGAATACCTTCGTCCAGTTTGAATAATGTGcaacatatttttgtaaatacataagaaactgtattagaagtgtgtgtttaaataaaaaaaactttgaatTTATATAACAAGTTCTTCATTTTTGtgataaaatgtataaacaatgaaCGTTGTCAGTTCCTAGAGAAGACCTCAAGACCACAAGATTACGAGAAGAGCAGCTGATCATCAGGATACCAGATACTAGTACCATGCAGTAAGTAAGAACAGCATTGCAATCGCTTGAGTGTCGAGAGTCGTGGATGGAGTTCCGATGATTGGCCCCAAACATCCGTCCTGATATATTTGTCCAAATCCAGTTTAGACCCCAATTTATTTGGTCCCAGATTCTAATTAGCTGGTTTCTATGTTGTCGCAGATTGAAATTGGTATTTGCCCCTGAATTTAGCTCGTTCTAGCTATTATGAAAGGAGACCAAAAAATTAACCTTTGCTCAGATTGTACTTGCTAATTTAATGAAGTAATTTCTCCCATAAATTATTTGTTGGATGTGTTAGGTGCGTTACTAATACAGTACCAGTAATATTGTCTGGTGTAACTTTTAAAACTTACAACGTTTTCGGATTTGATGGAAAATTGTCCAAATATGCTTGATATTCTTTTTCACGCTCTTGTTTTGAGGGGTTTCATACAGAATTCACTTGAAATTGCACTAACATCCCTGTTAACGATGGAAATAGCTCATTGGATGTCTGTGCAGTTTCTTTTACTCCTGCCATTATCTCTGTGGCATTACAGTTACCCAGTTGGAACCGTGGGTATGGTTGGTGAATTTGAGCACCTCTTGCGTGTCAATGGCGAGATGTACCCGCGCTGATCATTCATGTCTTCGTTCCAATCTTccttatgtttttctttttccagCATCGTGCCTACTTGCAGTAAGTCTTTGTATATTACTTTGATATGACCTCtttcccgtcgctcttatttccggcagccaatcacgttgcagatcggctacatttaaacgtgtgcatcttgtgattcgctgatgatgacgttatgcatttcctaaggctcgataaatacttaatataatcgcccgccattttggctctttcgttggcgttcgcagaaagcacacgaggacgttatttgccgctcaattacagtgcgtttgatttattatcataggagctacgacatgataatgtttaacggtgtggcaaatagattcctagtCTGGTAGCtaagcaacgaaagaacaaaaatggcgaacgatactatctacctagactttatagagccaggcctgcacaaggtttgcgctctccgagccggctcacagctcatgagcggaatgcaggtattagctgcgctctggtggactggaagaaggggtgatctcgtacaaaatgtatacaaaagaaagtactattacgagtaggGGAGGCCGGGGTATTGGCGAACACAtaggcacatgatgcaaaaattgCTAATATTAAGAGACGTTTCACAAATTCCATAGTGTTAACGTATAGTACAATGCTTTCTCTTTCTAACCCATATAGTAACAATATATAGAAcacattatttttgtaaaatttaataaaagaaagaatagcGAGCATGTTCGGCATTACCCCTGCTAACCGGGGTAATCCCGTAATGTGTGTTCGCCATTTCCCCTTATGTAAAAATACATTGTAAACGTAAAACATAACCACATTCAAAGACGAAATGAAGAATAGATGTaattgagaattattttattaattgtgtgaATCTAAAAGTTAAGCATCATGAACAGTAACTGAAGACACAAGCTATTTCGATTTCTTATTTTGAGCAAAAGTCACATAAATATGGGTTTAACTTGTTTTCCCACGAACTACAGTCTTTATGGGTCCAGTATTTACAACTTTTGTTGGAACATTTATACCACAGTTCTTTGTCTCTCCCTAATTCCCCACAAACACAGCACACTTCTTGAGAAGGATCTTCAGAGTCAGCCTCTAAGGGAGCAATATCGACatcttcatcactatcaccacGTAGATCgatattttcattttcactttcatcAGAATCCTCATCTTCAGAAAATATTGTGACCAGATTCTTACTGCAGGAAGGTTTACTTGTGACAGTCttgcttcttttcacttttttgATGTTGGTTGCACGAAGTTTCACTTTTTTTGAGGCCACGAGTTCGGACGATTTCTGTGCAGCCAAtttcctcttcctttctttttcttcgaGCTTCTTTTTCATTGGCGTCGATGTCAAATGCTCAGACTGTTGTTTCCGCCTTCCACCTTGTCTTTTTTCTGTTGCTGGTTCTGGCATTGGTGAAATGTCAGCAACAGAGACATAACTTCCACCATCATTATTTTGTGGGATTCCAGCGATTTCTGCAGAGTCTTCGCCATTAGCAGCATCATTCTGGACATATGCTGGAACACTCCTGACGTTGGCACCAAGGAAATCATCTTCAGTAAATACCTCTGGATCAAGAGGGTGTATGCCTGCACTCCTGAAGCCTGATATCGCTTTCTCCATGTTTGTCACTCTCATGTAGGCTTTATTAAAAATGGTCGAGACATCAGACATGAGAACTTTGGAATGGCTTCTTAGATGAATGTCGCATTCTTTGTTGTAGGCTGTTTTGAGTGGTCCATAAAAGGTAAGGTCTAGGGGCTGCAATCGGTGAGAGCAGTGTGGTGGCAAAGACAGTAGATAAATCCCATTCTCCTTGCAAAAATTATATGATGCCAAGGAAATATGGCTGGAATGGTTGTCCAGAATTAGAAGGCATGGTTTCGATTTTGTTGCACTTACAAAAGTTGCAAAGTGCGCCAACCAAGTGCAGAATAATTCTTCTGTAATCCAGCCTGATTTAGAACAGGCATAGACAGTTCCATCAGGACCACCACGACGGCATTCTGCCTGAATACGTGAACCAGGATAAATTATCATTGGAGGAACAAAAGTTCCTGATGCATTCATGGAACAACATATTGTCACAGTTCTTCCTCTCTCTGCACTGGTAACAGCCCCAACCTGCTTTTGCCCTTTAGGAGCCAGAATTTTACCTGGTTTTTGAACGCAGGTTAAACCACTTTCATCCATATTAAATATTCGTGAAGGTGGGAAATTATGGGCATCCATTAGATTAGACAAATTGGAAAAAAATCTGTCTACTGCAGACTTATTGAAGCCTGTAATTCTGTTTAAGCTTGTGGCCTCCGGTGTTCGAACACTTATAAGTGGATTCCTTTGTAAAAATCCATGTAACCAGTCTTCACCTGCCTCCTGTTTTTCTCGCGAAAAGTTGTGGGGGATATTGTTTTTCTCCGCAAATTCAAACGCAATACGTCTCAACGCTTTCGCAGACACGCCATAAAATGCCTTAGCCATTAAAATTACATGATTAGCCATTTCTTCCTCCTGCTCTTAGGAAAAAACAGGTTTCCTCCCCATTTTTGGACCTTCAGCATTGCCGGACTTCAATCTGTCGTACAATGTAGTTACTGGAATGTTAAATTCTCTAGCCACTTCTCTTATTGATCTTCCACTCGCTCTGGCATCCTTGGCCTTCTGAAGATCTTCCTCCGTCCACTTGGCTTTGGTTGTTTTTCTTATTGGGTTCCTCATCTGTAATGAGAGAGGTTGATGTTTTTTCAAGCTTATTTAAAGAAGCATTAACTCACTAGACCTATCAATTCTAGAGGGTCGGTGTGTATCAGTAGGCTATTTGTAGTCTATTAACTGAATTCCAATGCTATAATTTGTTTTACATGCCTGTGAAATTTACACTGATATAATTTTGAATCTTGATGAATTGAGATGATGGCTGTGGTAATTAAGTTACCAATTCGGTAATTACTTTTGCGACTGAGGGACAGCAAGAAAAATACAGAATAGTCGCGTCGGGAATTGAATCCATACCTTCGGAACATGAGTCTCAAACACTACGGTGCAGTCCGAGTCGCCTCATTCGGTAGGAAAATGCTTATAAGTTAAACGTACAGAAATATTAAgttcattgtattattatttagattatttttattattattatttattatcctttgattattattattattatattatattattattactattattattatattatattattattactactattattattataataattattattattgataaaatagGTTAGAAAGCCTCCCGCCGCATCAGCGCCCTAGCCTGCTGCGGGGTAATGCCGAACACTTGTTCGCCAATACCTCATTCTGCGCCATGATGGTTTCGTCATAACCACGTCAAAAGTATGTTATTTCCAAATACACTATTCTGACTATAACTTTCTGCAATAATTGTACAATCCATAAGAATAAACAACACTTCGAAATAATATGAATATCTCCACTTACCTTGATGTCAAAACAGCATGAATTTTACAAGCAAAATGGAAGAAATCGTAGTTCGTCTGCAGCATCCAAGTCTTCTCGCACAATGGCGAGGTAAGCGAGTTGAAGAAGTTAATATAGTGGACGCTAGACGGCAGCACCAATCAGAACTCGCTACTGAAGAAATACAAAGAGATAACTGGTGTTCGCCAATACCCCGGTGTTCGCGAATACCCCGGCCTCCCctacttatgaaataaattcccgtttagtgtttgcaaaactatcttggactattattaattaataaagaaatatttattttacagaagtaatataaattctatagctacttaaatgtacaatatcattttgttatacttttatttatcagtacatcaaaacgaggttttatgctgttggcagctgaaaggaacagtagcctactgatcgtaatgaaacatcagttacagatgttcgatgctgcctttattaaagttgattatagaaaacagttgctcacaaatataaatgttgagccaaacatagcaatcattttcacagccagcctgtgtagtcttgtatattattgctaatgtttagtcttgtaaaactcaactaggctagtagtattattcaaacgatctttagctcttaggccacattgaagatgaataagttcgagctgtaaatcgttaaatgttttcTTCCgtattttagattcctccatactgtactgtagcagtaggtaagcaacgtgaaacagttactgagaataggcctacacactgcactccactagataactgggtggtcgtttccctctcctctacctatagcaagtctgtcattctgacgtatcttcctccccgtttcggcgagcggtaaaagccgctctcccgctccgaaagagcgcgcgcgctcgttgagcgctgtttgtgcaggcctgttatagagccttcacttcctaagacgtaagcgaaaaggaggagtcacgccgggaataacagcgtcgcgactttaatGCCAGAGATAAGGATACTAATACAGTaacaataatgacattattattgttgttattaattccatcaaaatgtatacaactgtatgcaaattacagacaaattagaggaaaaatgCATACTTGTCGGTTAATAGGCTTTCCATCAATAATGTAACGTAATGGTAGGAGGAGTTGAAACATCAGTCGTATGGTCAACAATAATAGAAACATAGTCTACAATCATTAGTTCTTTTTTACTTCTACCTGGAACACTTTCAACATGCAGTCAAGCAACTCATTTTGAAtgattttgtccacacctgtggagtaacggtcagcgcgtctggccgcgaaaccaggtggcccgggttcgaatcccggtcggggcaagttacctggttgaggtttttccggggttttccctcaacccaatacgagcaaatgctgggtaactttcggtgctggaccccgaactcatttcaccggcattattaccttcatatcattcagacgccaaataacctagatgttgatacagcgtcgtaaaataatccaaaaaATAGATAATTGAATGATTTTAGAAGCATAGGAGGATTTATGGGGGGGACGGGGCATGGTAGGCACTGGCCACCAAATTCgtctgaattttttttctattaactttagaaaatattggattcaaaagatttttttgtttttgtttatgattaagttcctgttcttaaattgatgaagtaatgtcttcagatcatgtgtttggactataatatttattttaaatttttgaatgtataagaatttctatacctcatt from Periplaneta americana isolate PAMFEO1 chromosome 15, P.americana_PAMFEO1_priV1, whole genome shotgun sequence harbors:
- the LOC138715616 gene encoding uncharacterized protein, producing the protein MANHVILMAKAFYGVSAKALRRIAFEFAEKNNIPHNFSREKQEAGEDWLHGFLQRNPLISVRTPEATSLNRITGFNKSAVDRFFSNLSNLMDAHNFPPSRIFNMDESGLTCVQKPGKILAPKGQKQVGAVTSAERGRTVTICCSMNASGTFVPPMIIYPGSRIQAECRRGGPDGTVYACSKSGWITEELFCTWLAHFATFVSATKSKPCLLILDNHSSHISLASYNFCKENGIYLLSLPPHCSHRLQPLDLTFYGPLKTAYNKECDIHLRSHSKVLMSDVSTIFNKAYMRVTNMEKAISGFRSAGIHPLDPEVFTEDDFLGANVRSVPAYVQNDAANGEDSAEIAGIPQNNDGGSYVSVADISPMPEPATEKRQGGRRKQQSEHLTSTPMKKKLEEKERKRKLAAQKSSELVASKKVKLRATNIKKVKRSKTVTSKPSCSKNLVTIFSEDEDSDESENENIDLRGDSDEDVDIAPLEADSEDPSQEVCCVCGELGRDKELWYKCSNKSCKYWTHKDCSSWENKLNPYLCDFCSK